In Exiguobacterium acetylicum, the genomic stretch ATTTATCGAGCATTCGGTTAGTTCTCATTGTCGTCATCACATCGTCAATCTTGTATTTTGGATTCGATTGGGAACTCGGGTATGGCATCATTTTCTTAATAGTAACAGTAGGGTATACCATATATCTCAACTTCAAATCAGCCCAAAGCGAAAAGGCTGAAGCAGAGACGAAGAACGATTGATTTCATTTGAAGTCCATCGTTCTGTTTAAATATGACCCCACCGAACTAAATCTTCAAGGTAATCACAATACGATTCCGATTATTATCTTTTTCACCGCCACACTGGAATTCACCTGCTTTTACACAAATAGACCGTTGGACGAGTGACGAGTCCAATGGTCTATTTGTGTTATTTGTCGTCCTGTAGAACACATTTCATCGCCTTAGAACATTTTATATCCCATTCGTCTCGCCTCGATGAAAGCAGCAGCAAGAAAGGCGAAGACCCCCCAAAGAATCCATGCTGCACCACGTCCGACGAATAAAGGATCTGTTCCATACAGCGATGTGCCCCACGTTAGAACGATTCCGTCTAAGAACGTCGCCACTAACAGTCCGAGACTGACACCCGGCACTATCTGTTCAGCACTTAAACGAGCAACTTTTTTTATGATGATGACGGAAATCCACGAGACTGGTAAACCGATCAGGAAGGCAATCACGTTTCCAGCGTTTTCGAACATACCGATTCCAGATCCAAATCTGACTGACAGGGCACCGACGAACCAGAATGCTACACCGAGTACGACCAAGATGATAACTTGTCCTTTCGAAAATAGAGGGGGCTTATCATGTGTCATTTATATTTCCTCCTTAAATATGTAGTGTTTACTACATAAATAAATGTAGCATCTACTACGCTTTTTGACAATGTCATGATGTAACGTTTTTAACTGTCACAAAATTTTTATAGAAGTGATTTCGTTTTCGCGAAAATCAACTTGGATAATCGCCATTTCAGCTATAAAAAAGGTCAATCGATGACGATAGATAGGTACAGATTGTTCTTGTATAAAACTGTCATAGAACATGAATGATACATAGAAGGAGTTAATGACAATATGAATGAAACCTTACCGAGACCATTACGCTCTCCAGCAATTTTGTCGAGCCTGGAAGCAAACGTCGCGATGATCTATTTTGATCGCCAACGACGTGTCGTCGACGTCAATGACTTGTTTGCGAAAACGATGAAGTATAAACGGGACGAGATGATTGGCTTACAGCACCATACGTTTTGTACACCAGAATTCGCGAACAGCCGTGAGTATCAAGACTTTTGGACACGCCTGTTTTCGGGCTTCAGTACAGCGGATAAAATCAAACGAGTCGATGCCCGGGGCGACATCTTGTGGCTTGAAGCAACCTACATGCCGATCTTTGAGGGAGAAGAAGTCGTCGGCGTCGTCAAGATCGCGAGTAACATCACGGACCGGATTGACCGGGTACAAGGATATGCAAAAAGCTTCCAGACGCTTGCTGAGGGATTGAATTTGCAATCGGTTCATGGATCGAAAGAGGGCAACCAGCTTCAAGAGACGATGACTACGATCGCGAGTGAAACGGCAGAAAACCAACAGACGTTCGAAACGCTGTATGACCAAGCCATCGAGATCACAAAGATTGCTGATACGATCAAGGAGATTGCTGCCCGGACGAACCTGTTGTCACTGAACGCGGCAATCGAAGCGGCACGGGCTGGAGAACACGGTAAAGGCTTCACCGTCGTTGCCAGTGAAGTCAAAAACTTATCGGATTTAGTCGGCAGTGCAGTTGTCGAAGTACGCACGAATACGGAAACGATGAACCGTCAAATCATGGCGATGATGAAAAAGATTGAAGCGTCCCATCTCGAAGTTGCGTCGAGCCTTGCGACGGTAAAAGAAACGATGCAACGCTTTACCGCAATCGAAGAGGTCGCACGACAACTCGAGCAGCAAACCGAGGATTTTCGGTCGTTTATTTAAAAAAAGATATGGAAAAAGCGATGGCAGTGGGTCATCGTTTTTTTTGTTTAGTCAGATGAGTCGTTTTGGAAGAGTAAAGGCGTGGGATATAACAGATGAGCCCGTTGACCACAGAACGGAGGCACGTTATAATTCAAATAGACGTTTGAATGTAAGGTAAAAGGAGGCAACGTCATGGCACATGATCATCATCACCACCATCATCATACCGACAATAAAAAGGTACTAGGCCTGTCGTTCCTAATCATCACCGCGTTCATGATCGTCGAGGTCATCGGCGGAATTTGGACGAACAGTCTCGCGTTGTTATCGGACGCTGGGCACATGTTAAGTGATTCGATTTCACTTGCGATCGCCCTGTTAGCCTTTCAGTTCTCGAGTCAAGCACCGGATGCGAATAAGACGTTCGGTTCAAAACGCTTTGAAATCTTAGCCGCCATCATAAATGGTGTGACGCTGATCGTCATCGCTCTCTATATTTTCATTGAAGCCATCCAGCGCTTCATCAATCCACCCGCTGTCGCAACGACCGGGATGCTGATCATCAGTGTCCTCGGGTTGCTCGTCAACATTCTCGTTGCTTGGATCATGACACGCGGCGGAGGGCATGAGCACAACCTCAACATGCGTGGTGCCTATCTGCACGTCTTAAGCGATATGCTTGGATCGGTCGGTGCGATTGCAGCTGCTCTTCTCATCATGTTCTTCGGTTGGGGATGGGCGGATCCCTTGGCGAGTATCATCGTCGCGATCCTCGTCTTACGGAGCGGCTATTACGTGACGAAGGCATCCGTTCACGTCCTGATGGAAGGAACGCCGAGTGAC encodes the following:
- a CDS encoding methyl-accepting chemotaxis protein, with product MNETLPRPLRSPAILSSLEANVAMIYFDRQRRVVDVNDLFAKTMKYKRDEMIGLQHHTFCTPEFANSREYQDFWTRLFSGFSTADKIKRVDARGDILWLEATYMPIFEGEEVVGVVKIASNITDRIDRVQGYAKSFQTLAEGLNLQSVHGSKEGNQLQETMTTIASETAENQQTFETLYDQAIEITKIADTIKEIAARTNLLSLNAAIEAARAGEHGKGFTVVASEVKNLSDLVGSAVVEVRTNTETMNRQIMAMMKKIEASHLEVASSLATVKETMQRFTAIEEVARQLEQQTEDFRSFI
- a CDS encoding cation diffusion facilitator family transporter → MAHDHHHHHHHTDNKKVLGLSFLIITAFMIVEVIGGIWTNSLALLSDAGHMLSDSISLAIALLAFQFSSQAPDANKTFGSKRFEILAAIINGVTLIVIALYIFIEAIQRFINPPAVATTGMLIISVLGLLVNILVAWIMTRGGGHEHNLNMRGAYLHVLSDMLGSVGAIAAALLIMFFGWGWADPLASIIVAILVLRSGYYVTKASVHVLMEGTPSDVDIDEIVSTIQTNEAVLGLHDLHIWSITSGYNALSCHVVVKDDMTVRESESIREQIDHDLKHVGINHATIQVETDQHAHGNTLYCDGKHESHTH